The window TTAAAAGTGTTTCCTAAAGCTCAAACGTGACGTTAGCGCAGTTAGCATGCTAGGCTaggctaactgagctaactagCCAAAGCTACTACAGGTAACTTAACAGGTATCGCACATTTTAACGTTCAAATTGTGTTTTCCAACAAACGTAGAGAAGTAATGGCATGAGAAATACTTCATAACACGACCCAACTTGTTTTCAAGCAAATACAgtgttggttgtgttttttaacaagTTAGTAAATCACTTCCGTACCTCTTAGCTTGTCAGAAGCTAACGGTTGCTACATTAGCCACGTTGATTTTAGTTGGGAaataatttgtgtgtttttttttgtttttgttttggtcaaTTCAGCACATTATGTTAGCCATAACCTCCTGCAGCAAAGTTATTCTGGTCTTCTGTCAGGTGGTTTTTGCAGTGGAAACATCTTGTTGTGTTCATAATAAACATATAAAGAGAGTTTTATCAACAAAGTGAAAGATTTTGACTCATTTTAGATTATTCCTGTTTTCCTTTGAAATTCAGAGAAGGAAACTATTTCACTTATTATTTCACtgcaaacattcaaactgaTTTTAGACCGAAATGAAAGACTATAGAAATAGAAAAACTGTTTCTAATGTATATTAAGGTATTTAATATTAtgttacatttgatttaaaaaggtgttttcTGTTCATGTCAATTATATTACTGAACTCCTCATGTTTCTTGAAAAATGTCCCATCTATAAATCAATATGGACTGCTTAGAAtataatagaattactttattgatcccaaactggataattgtggtgttacagcagcaggttatccaacacataatgagtaaaaaaacacaatgttagcaaatctaaacacaatataatattaaatacaaagcaaataagcactaaaaatatcaaaactaagaatgtgaatatatacaaccaggatttaactaagcattactagccttaaataggaagattaaatatggaagattaaatgtaaatgtgcaaaaacagagtcgtaaatgttagtaaattaaatatgaaagactaaaagtaaatgtgcaaaaacagagtcgtaaatgttagtgaattaaatatgaaagattaaatgtaaatgtgcaaaaacagagtcgtaaatgttagtaaattaaacatgaaagattgaatgtaaatatgcaaaaacagagttgtaaatggacagtattgacataagttaaagtgcatgagtgtagatatattataagcagaaactatacaatataacggcgagtagacagccaaatgaagtgaacatgagtgcagggataatttgtaaatttaacatgtgcagaacagattacagtaaggagagacagatattatcacaCATATATCGcaagaggtgagctgttgtacagagttatggccttcggtaagaaagatttcttgtatttgtccttgtgacagcggagttgtatcagtcGAAGATGGTAGAAACCCTGCAGTCatcattttattgtgaaactcGGAACAATACTGCACCTCAATTGAATATATGAAGATCAGAAAAAGCGATGAGACTtatcttattttgaaggaaatTAAATTAGCTTGAGCTTTTGAGGAATTAAATTAAGTTTAACCCCCCTGGCTTGTCCAAAGCTCATACTAAATATTTGTACAGTTCATATGAAAGTGGTTCTAACTGGTATATGATTGTCCTCGTTCCTGTAAATAAAAGATTTTAAGGAGGAAAATGTTGTTAGTTTAATCTCACATTATTTTCTTACAGGAAACATGCACTCAACTGTCACCGAATGAAGCCAGCTTTATTCAGCGTCCTCTGcgaaatcaaagaaaaaactgGTAACATCATTTTCGAGTATTATTAATTTTACGTGTTTTAATGTTGTGAGTGCTTGAAATCTTGCGTTTTATCTCCAGCTGGTATTTGCTGAGTGTTGATGTGCTGTGGGCTCTGGTGTGTTTGCAGCTTTATTAGCCAGTGTTGACGTTTTGTCATCCGAAGCCAATAAAACTGAAACCACTTTCAGTCAATGGTTTACAAACAAAGCTCTACTGAATAAGTAATTAAACTGCGGTTACCAGTAGTTCGATACTTCAACATCTAacgctaacacacacataaagattAATGTTGTGAAACAGCTATTAGGTTAAATAGTATTGGTATAATAATAGAATCAAACAGCTggacaaacagactcacaaTGCCTACAGGGGAAATACAATACATGTTGGTTTGGTAGCTGCACAGTACACATATGAAGGAGGTAATGAGAGAGTGCTGAGTAATGACCcttggtttcttttctttcatgctATGAAAGGTGGATAAATGTTATTCTATTTGTTGTCAGCTGCACAGTACAAATATGATACAGGtgcatacattaaaaaaaaaatattcacgCAAAGAAACCTGAAAGTTgttgttacatttgttttcagttttacCGTTCAATGATTccaggggaaaaaagagaaataacttGATTTATAACTTAGATTTGATACAGTGGGTGAAGATGAAAGAAACAAGAAATTAGTAATTAAGAGAGGGTATAGTGATGATGCATGAAGTCACAATGGCTTGTCCGTCTTCTAAACACAATGCATTCATGTTTCTATTCGCTGACCTGCCATTGTTATAGGACAAAGCTGAACACTCATCTTTTGCTTAGAactagattagattagattgaCTTGGCaaagacatcacagatacattggatgAACAGAATGCAAGTGTTTTAGtaacacctgtccacaggaggcttttgaaagaaaacctttaaagataggaagaaaaacattaagACCGGGAGATACAATAGAGAGAAAATgactaaaataataaaatgtgaagTGATAAAGAGCAGCAATATTTACACATCAAATAGTCAAATATACACATGAACTgtagagcaaaggcagcatgatTAGACAATAAAACCAGTCAGAAGATGTTCATGTGAACACTGTTATTTtgattttagccattgtttAAGTCTTCTGTTAAAAGAATTACTTTTGCTCTCTAGTTTTATGCTTGTGGGCAGAGAGTTCCAAAGTTTTGCCCCCTTTGCTTAAAACGACATAAACGTGTATGAAGGCTCTGGTTGAACTCAATTGGAGATGTTGGGAGTCAAAGCAGGATGTGGGTGTTAACACACTCAGATTCTTGGGTTGATATTTGACCAACAAAACCAACAGACACTGACATTTGTCTTATTGACAGGCCTGTCAATGAGGAATGCCCAGGAGGACGAGCCTCAGGATCCTCAGCTGGTGCGATTGGACAACATGCTGCTGGCGGAGGGTGTGGCGGGCCCTGAGAAAGGCGGCGGGGCTGCCGCTGCCGTGTCTGCTGCCACCAGCTCGGGAGGGATGTCACCTGACAGCTCGCTCGAGCACTCCGACTACAAAAGCAAGTTGAGCCAGATTCGCAGTATCTACCACAGTGAGCTGGAGAAGTATGAGCAGGTACCGTGTCGCAACAGCAGACGAGCGCTGACATTGCCCGTACACGCTTGCTTGTACTAGAGCTGCTCGCCAGAAGCCTAATCCATTGGCATGTTAGGTCTAGAGTATAGTTACATAGCTTTCTGTGCAGAGAGGAATTCACTTCTCTTCCTATGTTGCttataaaaacacagcaggagtaATATCCACAGCTAAAGAATGTGGAAATATTATTATGAGAGACGCATACCAACCTACACCAGAGCCCTGTTGTGTTATTCAAACCTCATTGATACTTTTGCAAAATCCACCCTAACAATAACTACTGTTTTATCAGCGAAAGACAATAAACTCTCACATATATAGGACTTTCATGCATATTAATGCATATAATataattttatattttctgtttatcaATCATTCAAATGCTGAATTCACAAGCAGAACATACCAGTGATGACTATGTTGCCTTAATATCACTTTAAATGCATTCTGACAAAATCAGTGTCTTATAAGCTGCATTTTTGCAAAATTGTGAAATATTTTCCCCCCCGctaaaatcttttaaaaaaacatgccatAAAATCCAGGctagcttttttatttttatttctttacattttcttttttctatacTTGACTGGTGGTCATCTTATACCTCACCTGCCCAGGCATGCACTGAGTTCACTACTCATGTGATGAACCTGCTGAGGGAGCAGTCGCGTACCCGGCCCGTGACCCCGCGGGAGATTGAGCGCATGGTGGCCATCATCCACCGCAAGTTCAGCTCCATCCAGACGCAGCTGAAGCAGAGCACCTGCGAGGCGGTCATGATCCTGAGGTCTCGCTTCCTCGATGCCAGGTAGGCATGTGTGGTTctggctttctttttttgagtATTGTGCCTTCTCTGTCTGTAGGTTTTGTACTGGGGCTCTGAATAGGATGCACCTCTTCACATTTTGGAGGACAGTAGCTATAGATAGCGTGGATTCTTAAACACTTAATGTCCGTTTttccacacattttatttcattcaaaagtTGTAAATCCAATACATTTCTCTGGGATAACAGCCATACATAGTACATGTGACCAAAATGTAGTGAACGgtgaaaaaaaagtggaagaacAGGTTGTCATGTCGTCATACTCTGTCGTAACCTGTTTTGTACCCGTTTGTGTCTCACCAGGCGCAAGAGGCGCAACTTCAGCAAACAGGCCACAGAGGTCCTGAATGAGTATTTCTACTCCCACCTGTCCAACCCTTACCCCAGTGAAGAAGCCAAAGAGGAACTCGCCAAACAGTGTGGCATCACCATGTCTCAGGTAAAACCTCTGACTGAACTTTAAGGATGACGCAACGATGGACAAGTTCAGTTTTCTGTTCTATTTAAATCTCAGGATGGCGTCAAAgattttgtgtctctttgtgtcagAGAAATGATAAAACAGCAAATCCTTTGTTCATAAAACATATACATTAAACGTAATATGATGCTtgtatgtgtttgaatgtgcCACTCATAGTTGAtcaatttctctccaacatGTTTATACTAAAGACGGCGCACTCagccttgtgttgtttttttaattccaggtCTCCAACTGGTTCGGCAACAAGCGAATCCGCTACAAGAAAAACATTGGCAAGTTCCAAGAGGAGGCCAACCTTTATGCCATGAAGACCGCCTTAGGGGCCAGACAGGGCGACGATTCTCCGCACACTCCCAACTCCACAGGTGACAAAAGACAAAGGCTTTAATCGCCCTGTGGCGCTGAACTTTAACATTTACCACGTCCTCCTCCGCCTCAGTTTGTCAGTCTGAACAGAATGTGTAACCTCAGGTGGTGGAAACTGATGTTTGGTTATGGTAGGCCTctgaaatgttgattttgagAAGGAAGAAGTGCGTAGTCTTTTTTAAAGGTGTGATGTTTTTTCAGTAGCTTGCCACCTTTTTTGGCTGCTAGCTTCAGTTTTTCTGCCACTTCCCAGTTTGCTAATGACTCAGAAAAGCTGTGATAATTTATGATGTGGCAGCTGAGGCAGTGAGATAATGTCCCTGTACATGTTTCCATCTTTCAACCTTAAAAGACGAAATGCtgacatttaaaggaaaaaaaaaaagaactggttttgcaaatatttacaaagcttttgtttttgtgtttcaagtTCTGAAATAGCCCTTCTGGGTTTTTCtattgtgtctgtgttcaggGTCCGGGTCCTTCTCCCTGTCTGGGTCCGCCGACCTGTTC is drawn from Labrus bergylta chromosome 8, fLabBer1.1, whole genome shotgun sequence and contains these coding sequences:
- the pbx2 gene encoding pre-B-cell leukemia transcription factor 2 — protein: MLQQQQQHLTGSGPANGRGLGVSGHPGMHALNSVHQPSQHRSDGGDSGLEGTENGHETRRDIGDILQQIMTITDQSLDEAQAKKHALNCHRMKPALFSVLCEIKEKTGLSMRNAQEDEPQDPQLVRLDNMLLAEGVAGPEKGGGAAAAVSAATSSGGMSPDSSLEHSDYKSKLSQIRSIYHSELEKYEQACTEFTTHVMNLLREQSRTRPVTPREIERMVAIIHRKFSSIQTQLKQSTCEAVMILRSRFLDARRKRRNFSKQATEVLNEYFYSHLSNPYPSEEAKEELAKQCGITMSQVSNWFGNKRIRYKKNIGKFQEEANLYAMKTALGARQGDDSPHTPNSTGSGSFSLSGSADLFLGVPPVNGEQSAYQMGVQANGNWQGRNSPRSGNSPHSDQSDNSD